In one window of Kosmotoga pacifica DNA:
- the mnmG gene encoding tRNA uridine-5-carboxymethylaminomethyl(34) synthesis enzyme MnmG, whose amino-acid sequence MKSTMDDYSFDIVVIGAGHAGIEAGLAAAKSGMKTLVLAINLDTVGWAPCNPAVGGPAKGIVAREVDALGGQIAKTTDKTAINIRMLNTSKGPAVRALRAQIDKREYSLEMKRVLENQENLYLRSGIATEIIAENGKVTGVATHFGQLYHSRAVIVTTGTFLGGKIFIGQKAFEAGRLGEFPAKQLSESLRKLGFKLARFKTGTPARILKSSIDFSKMERQDTADEPLAFSYFSEPRILPKDSPCWLTNTNARTHSIIRRDLRFSPLYGDVKLIHSIGPRYCPSIEDKVIKFSGKESHQVFVEPEGKNTAEYYLNGLSTSLPFETQLEMIRSVRGLENAIIVRPAYAVEYDFIIPDQLYPTLESKLIENLYFAGQVNGTSGYEEAAGQGIIAGINASAKLRGEAPLILKRSEAYIGVMIDDLVTRGVDEPYRLLTSRAEYRLMLRHDNAHLRLTEYGYRYGLIPRWFYDNVVNLREAIAREINRLNEIVIKPSNEINNRLLSAGTTAIYQSTRLAQLLKRPNVTYSLLKDFDPEPIAETSLMEQVETTIKYEGYINRLKQEISRFEKLENEIIPDDIDYDAVPNLSTESRDKLKKLRPLSIGQAMRIPGIKPADILNLSTYLKVHRER is encoded by the coding sequence ATGAAGAGTACAATGGATGATTACAGTTTTGATATAGTTGTCATTGGAGCTGGGCATGCAGGCATTGAGGCGGGACTTGCCGCTGCGAAATCCGGAATGAAAACTCTGGTACTCGCCATCAACCTCGACACTGTCGGCTGGGCCCCATGTAATCCCGCAGTAGGAGGCCCGGCCAAAGGCATTGTTGCGAGAGAAGTCGATGCCCTTGGAGGCCAGATAGCGAAGACGACCGATAAAACAGCCATCAACATACGAATGCTAAATACGAGTAAAGGACCTGCTGTTAGAGCACTGAGAGCACAGATAGACAAGAGAGAATACAGTCTTGAAATGAAGAGAGTTCTGGAAAATCAGGAAAATCTTTATTTGAGAAGCGGCATTGCGACGGAGATAATTGCTGAAAATGGAAAAGTTACCGGAGTAGCAACTCATTTCGGCCAGTTATACCATTCCCGGGCGGTCATTGTTACAACTGGAACATTTCTGGGTGGAAAGATCTTCATAGGTCAAAAAGCTTTTGAAGCGGGAAGACTGGGTGAATTCCCCGCCAAGCAGCTAAGTGAATCTCTCAGGAAGCTTGGATTCAAATTGGCACGCTTCAAAACAGGAACACCTGCGAGAATCCTCAAAAGTTCAATAGACTTTTCAAAAATGGAAAGGCAGGACACGGCAGATGAGCCTCTCGCCTTTTCATATTTTTCAGAACCCAGAATCTTGCCAAAGGATAGTCCCTGCTGGTTGACCAATACCAATGCGAGAACCCATTCAATAATAAGGCGGGATTTGAGATTTTCACCTCTATATGGTGATGTAAAACTCATTCACTCCATTGGTCCCCGTTATTGTCCCTCCATAGAGGATAAGGTCATAAAATTCTCAGGAAAAGAGAGTCATCAGGTTTTTGTGGAGCCCGAAGGCAAAAACACTGCTGAATACTATCTGAACGGTCTTTCCACAAGTTTACCCTTTGAAACGCAATTAGAAATGATTCGTTCTGTTAGAGGACTTGAAAACGCCATCATCGTTAGACCGGCGTACGCTGTAGAATACGATTTCATCATCCCCGACCAACTCTACCCTACACTCGAATCCAAACTGATAGAAAACCTCTATTTCGCGGGGCAGGTAAATGGTACCAGCGGATATGAAGAAGCGGCAGGACAGGGAATCATTGCAGGCATAAACGCTTCGGCAAAACTTAGAGGGGAAGCACCTTTGATCTTGAAAAGATCTGAAGCCTATATCGGAGTTATGATAGACGACCTGGTAACCCGTGGCGTCGATGAACCTTACAGACTCCTTACTTCAAGAGCAGAGTATAGGCTCATGCTCAGACACGATAATGCTCATCTGAGGTTGACAGAATACGGATATAGATATGGATTGATCCCGAGGTGGTTCTACGACAATGTTGTAAACTTGCGGGAAGCCATTGCACGAGAAATAAACAGGTTAAATGAAATTGTCATAAAGCCCTCTAATGAAATCAATAATAGGCTCTTATCAGCTGGAACAACAGCGATTTACCAGTCCACCCGTCTTGCTCAACTCCTGAAAAGACCAAATGTCACCTACAGTCTGTTAAAGGACTTTGACCCCGAACCCATCGCGGAAACATCCCTAATGGAACAGGTGGAAACCACGATAAAGTACGAAGGTTACATTAATCGTTTAAAACAAGAAATAAGCAGGTTTGAAAAGTTGGAAAATGAAATTATTCCCGACGACATTGACTACGACGCTGTGCCCAATCTATCCACCGAGAGTCGTGATAAATTAAAGAAATTGAGACCCTTGTCTATAGGTCAAGCTATGCGTATACCCGGTATAAAACCTGCAGACATTCTGAATCTCTCCACATATCTGAAAGTACACAGAGAGAGGTGA
- a CDS encoding pyruvate carboxylase subunit B, with product MKVRFTDTTLRDAHQSLLATRLTTEELVEITPVMDEIGYNSVEMWGGATFDVSVRYLNEDPWERLDRMREKFKKTKLQMLLRGQNLLGYRHYADDVVELFVKKMANHGMDIVRVFDALNDFRNLEKACKEVKKNGMHLQVAISYTTSPVHNIEYFTNLALKAHKELKADSLCIKDMAGLLTPGEAKKLVENIKRTCPLPIEIHAHFTTGLADLTYLSSVEAGAEIVDTAISALAYGTSQPAVESLWVSLHTLGYAEKPDLKLLEKVNEYFIRIREKHVEHDVSMKTIRPDILTNQIPGGMYSNLLSQLRSQGALNRLKEVLEEVPRVREDLGYPPLVTPTSQIVGVQAVLNVLTGERYKIITKETERYILGHYGKPPAPICPELKKLIIDKGGVVIEGRPADYIEPEVERTREKFRTIINNDEDLLILILLGEVGRKYLVKKYESELGVDFSLSSDYSDTVIVHPV from the coding sequence GTGAAAGTTCGATTTACAGACACTACCTTAAGGGATGCCCACCAGTCACTACTGGCTACGCGACTGACGACTGAAGAGCTGGTAGAGATTACTCCAGTCATGGATGAAATCGGGTACAACAGTGTTGAAATGTGGGGCGGAGCAACTTTTGATGTTTCGGTTAGATACCTGAATGAAGATCCCTGGGAAAGACTCGACAGGATGAGAGAGAAATTTAAAAAGACCAAGTTACAGATGTTGTTGCGTGGTCAGAATCTACTGGGGTATCGCCACTATGCCGATGATGTTGTCGAATTATTCGTGAAAAAGATGGCAAACCACGGTATGGACATCGTACGTGTTTTTGATGCCTTAAACGATTTTAGAAACCTTGAAAAAGCCTGTAAAGAGGTTAAGAAAAATGGTATGCACCTGCAGGTGGCAATTTCATATACCACCAGCCCGGTGCACAACATCGAATACTTCACTAATCTGGCATTGAAGGCTCACAAAGAGCTGAAGGCTGATTCTCTGTGTATTAAGGATATGGCAGGGCTTCTTACACCTGGTGAAGCGAAAAAGCTCGTTGAAAATATAAAACGTACCTGTCCTCTGCCCATTGAGATTCACGCCCACTTCACTACGGGACTCGCGGATCTTACCTATCTTTCGTCCGTGGAAGCCGGTGCTGAAATCGTTGATACGGCTATCAGCGCGTTGGCATATGGCACCTCTCAGCCGGCTGTAGAAAGCCTCTGGGTATCCCTTCATACCCTTGGATATGCTGAAAAACCTGATCTTAAATTACTCGAGAAAGTGAATGAGTATTTCATCAGGATAAGAGAAAAACATGTTGAGCATGATGTGTCAATGAAAACAATAAGACCAGATATACTTACGAACCAGATCCCCGGAGGCATGTATTCCAATTTGCTCAGCCAGCTGAGGTCTCAAGGAGCCCTGAATAGGCTCAAAGAGGTACTTGAAGAAGTACCAAGGGTTAGAGAGGATCTCGGTTATCCTCCGCTAGTCACCCCAACTTCACAAATTGTCGGTGTTCAAGCTGTTCTAAATGTACTCACAGGGGAACGTTATAAGATAATCACCAAAGAAACGGAAAGATACATTCTGGGTCATTATGGGAAGCCACCAGCGCCGATTTGTCCGGAACTTAAAAAACTCATTATAGATAAGGGTGGCGTGGTTATTGAAGGGCGACCAGCAGATTATATCGAACCTGAGGTCGAGCGAACCAGAGAAAAGTTCAGGACAATTATCAATAATGATGAAGACCTGTTAATATTGATTCTCCTGGGAGAGGTCGGTAGAAAATACTTGGTGAAAAAGTATGAAAGTGAACTCGGAGTAGATTTTTCGCTGAGCTCTGACTATTCGGATACTGTAATCGTGCATCCTGTGTAG
- a CDS encoding sugar ABC transporter substrate-binding protein, with protein sequence MRKLALIMAVVFVFAALLSAKIVIWSSENQIPALQKLAADFERDYGIEVEIQQVNFGDIKSKFLTAAPAGEGPDIIVGAHDWVGELAKNGLLEPIPFLPDSDQYYEVALSAFSYGGKLYGVPYTIESIGIIYNKDLVEEIPETIAELEEMAAEIADDEIVGFIYDAGNFYFSFPFIAGYGGYIFKDTESGLDVHNIGLNNDGAIKGVSLIKKWYDDGLIPQGANYNLMDSLFKDGLAAFIVNGPWATPWYRDAGIDYGIIPFNEIELEPGVTPKPFVGVQGFMINAKSKNKLEAIEFAVNYIGSFDGQYGMFVGERRGTARKDVFDYVAKDAGPELYDVLQFSKSASVGIPMPNVPEMAAVWGAMGDALSIVINDQDTVENALNAAVEKIKAAIGE encoded by the coding sequence ATGAGAAAGCTTGCTCTTATTATGGCAGTTGTTTTTGTGTTCGCAGCCCTTCTCAGTGCAAAGATCGTCATATGGTCTTCTGAAAACCAGATCCCTGCACTGCAGAAGCTCGCGGCAGACTTCGAAAGGGACTATGGTATCGAGGTGGAGATTCAGCAGGTGAATTTTGGCGATATCAAGTCGAAATTCCTCACCGCTGCTCCCGCCGGAGAGGGTCCCGATATAATCGTTGGTGCTCATGACTGGGTAGGGGAACTTGCAAAGAACGGTCTTCTTGAACCCATTCCATTCCTTCCTGATTCTGATCAGTATTACGAAGTTGCTCTAAGCGCTTTCAGTTACGGTGGAAAACTCTATGGTGTGCCTTACACTATTGAATCCATCGGCATTATTTACAACAAGGACCTCGTTGAGGAAATCCCCGAGACAATCGCCGAACTCGAAGAAATGGCTGCAGAAATTGCTGATGATGAAATCGTTGGGTTCATCTATGACGCGGGAAATTTCTACTTCTCTTTCCCCTTCATCGCAGGTTACGGCGGATACATCTTCAAGGATACGGAAAGTGGCCTCGATGTTCATAACATCGGTTTGAACAACGACGGTGCCATCAAAGGTGTAAGTTTAATCAAGAAATGGTATGACGATGGTCTCATTCCTCAGGGCGCTAACTACAACCTCATGGACTCCCTCTTCAAAGACGGTCTGGCAGCATTCATCGTCAATGGTCCATGGGCTACACCCTGGTACAGGGATGCCGGCATCGACTATGGAATCATTCCTTTCAACGAGATCGAACTTGAACCCGGTGTCACTCCAAAACCCTTTGTCGGTGTTCAGGGCTTCATGATCAATGCCAAATCCAAGAACAAACTTGAAGCTATCGAATTTGCCGTAAATTACATCGGAAGTTTTGATGGGCAGTATGGTATGTTTGTCGGTGAAAGAAGAGGAACAGCCAGAAAGGACGTTTTCGACTACGTCGCCAAAGATGCTGGCCCTGAGTTGTACGATGTTCTTCAGTTCTCAAAGAGTGCTTCCGTCGGAATCCCCATGCCCAACGTTCCTGAAATGGCTGCTGTTTGGGGTGCAATGGGAGATGCTCTTAGCATTGTTATCAATGATCAGGACACCGTTGAGAACGCTCTGAATGCTGCAGTTGAAAAAATCAAAGCGGCGATTGGTGAATAA
- a CDS encoding ABC transporter permease subunit has product MDSKRLLGFIIVLVLLSIFGAFGLMSVILLWANANYGLAVILGVLLVSIAYILINPKGYPYRYMIPAMILLFILTVYPMYYTLKTAFTNFGTGHLFTRPQVIQKLLSDYYYVPDNPVEYDFSIYVKLEEYRPTDDFIVLFRSLASDELFIAPRPDVVQKDSKGNILLAESRMFPVINDKAKVNGKSYQLIRSALHNYILSVVSDTGERYMYFYSPGDSTTKSNAPFYLSEIRGIWLKNAEFTNPDGQQVRLNPNKLFTNFATSERKYGIKTITSIEGGRTLQKNVVYNKKTGRVLTERDGFFYDIDDNGQEYAVEGYISDVGFKNFLKMLKDPRISGPFVQIFAWTFTWAALSVLFTFVIGLALALVLNDKKLKGTKIYRTLLIIPWAIPAFISVLVWKNGMFNETYGIINRFIVMGLFGAEKPIKWLSDPFWAKVAVLLVNTWLGFPYMMTITLGALQSIPDELYEAASIDGATGFQRFRKITFPLLMIAVAPLLVGSFSFNFNNFVGIYLLTGGGPAIPGSSTPAGATDILISYTYKLAFEGRGQDFGFASAISILIFVIVGGLSWLNFKLSGAFEEVSR; this is encoded by the coding sequence ATGGATAGTAAAAGGCTTCTAGGATTCATAATCGTTCTCGTTCTACTCTCTATATTTGGAGCCTTCGGATTGATGAGTGTCATACTGCTCTGGGCTAACGCCAACTACGGACTGGCAGTGATTCTTGGAGTTCTTCTTGTAAGCATTGCGTATATTCTCATCAATCCCAAAGGATATCCTTACAGATACATGATTCCCGCGATGATACTCCTCTTTATCCTGACAGTTTATCCAATGTATTATACTCTGAAAACCGCTTTCACTAATTTTGGTACGGGACACCTGTTCACCAGACCCCAGGTAATCCAGAAGCTTCTGAGTGACTACTATTATGTGCCTGATAATCCTGTAGAATATGATTTTTCTATTTATGTGAAGTTGGAAGAATACAGACCAACGGACGATTTTATAGTTTTGTTTCGATCGCTAGCGAGTGATGAGCTTTTTATAGCTCCCAGGCCAGATGTGGTGCAGAAGGATTCTAAAGGGAATATTCTTCTGGCTGAATCGAGGATGTTTCCTGTTATAAATGACAAGGCAAAAGTGAACGGTAAGTCCTACCAGCTCATCAGATCTGCTCTGCACAATTATATCCTTTCTGTTGTATCAGACACCGGAGAAAGGTATATGTATTTCTATTCGCCTGGTGATAGTACCACGAAATCAAATGCTCCATTTTATTTAAGCGAAATCAGAGGTATCTGGTTAAAAAATGCCGAATTTACAAACCCAGATGGACAGCAAGTTAGGCTCAATCCCAACAAACTCTTCACAAATTTTGCGACCTCGGAGAGAAAATACGGAATAAAGACTATTACTTCCATTGAGGGTGGTAGAACCCTTCAGAAAAATGTTGTTTATAACAAAAAAACTGGCAGGGTGCTAACTGAAAGAGATGGCTTCTTTTATGATATAGACGATAACGGCCAGGAATACGCTGTAGAGGGCTATATTTCGGATGTTGGATTCAAAAACTTCTTGAAAATGCTTAAAGATCCCAGGATAAGTGGTCCATTCGTGCAGATCTTTGCGTGGACCTTCACCTGGGCTGCTCTAAGCGTTCTTTTTACTTTTGTTATAGGTCTGGCCCTTGCCTTGGTTTTGAATGATAAAAAGTTAAAGGGAACAAAGATCTATAGAACATTACTGATAATCCCTTGGGCCATTCCAGCTTTCATATCAGTTCTTGTATGGAAAAACGGTATGTTCAATGAAACATATGGAATCATAAATAGATTCATTGTGATGGGCCTCTTTGGAGCTGAGAAACCAATTAAATGGTTAAGTGACCCTTTTTGGGCAAAGGTGGCTGTTCTGCTAGTGAACACATGGCTTGGATTCCCATATATGATGACGATAACGCTTGGAGCCCTTCAGAGCATTCCTGATGAGCTCTACGAAGCTGCCTCGATCGATGGAGCTACCGGTTTTCAGCGATTCAGGAAGATCACCTTCCCATTGCTTATGATCGCCGTTGCTCCACTGCTTGTTGGGAGCTTCTCGTTCAACTTCAACAATTTCGTCGGGATATACCTTTTGACCGGGGGAGGCCCGGCTATTCCGGGAAGTTCAACCCCGGCCGGAGCAACAGACATTCTCATATCCTATACCTACAAACTCGCCTTTGAAGGCAGGGGACAGGATTTTGGCTTCGCGAGCGCAATTTCGATCCTGATCTTTGTCATAGTAGGTGGATTGAGCTGGCTGAACTTCAAACTCTCCGGAGCTTTTGAAGAGGTGAGTAGATAA
- a CDS encoding sugar ABC transporter permease: protein MAIEKKRYWLRHLVLIIIVAIVLFPMVWLISTSIRRDQAAFSPHLFSTRVTLQHYKNLLVPERSVPRLILDIQEAVYKLGRFRNKDEDSIKRTVEKYLTKFESLMLESRDITSKLTASFSKTEEALAGDIKTKMLASLNRLREEDLKLIDKKLTELSELIEDGQVKSVAALEILSSTAPSTGGKFLFFLNEVDGDEASKLSSLLSEYETERANALKYSDELSTRLKEMDFEMKDEVLESLTRTPEYLSENGVEYSLWRKNEYFKYIRKYISKLEKELSQELAEEIKTLREGLYNTFKAANATWNEIETLYKQLIDGLDQKKAEVLGRDYVEYLVSQEELANVDKDIVRNEKLLQQSLSARTELQETLALAIPVLVPESERVDSLKSAVEKALEAPYIERVEEKKSEDLLGFYERLRKVISDFERIGYKDDVYATLVNITTGLSWFVDKAGILAANVRNPEIKKILEVLNASQVNLMRVIPDIENVLSEATNLEEQIAIVQNDLDSLKRKKILLEQRVSELESSYNELLEKYNRNAEYLKLQYVRSVALKEIDGVDSARTYIAEAGKTVSEFFGFKYNIRYRDLTWYDDFEEARQNIVEGTQILDEAIDDLSSLEASLKKKVYDYIHLRFLGTPITLDEFTTMIDNYNKYFQVFNAKYQRASRKISDMLDYPSSYSGEYHSQLKEIDRLLFRNNQVWVQKESTYFYFTKWIMNSIIVALMVALISVTVAALAAYPFSRMRFFGRSQGLLFLLLIQMFPSIMFMIAIYALLQFMGSYLPFFGLNSLSGLIFVYSGGIAFNIWLIKGYFDTIPDTLEESAMIDGATRFQTFWRIVIPLARPILAVIAILTFMGIFNEFVMARILLQDINKWTYAVGLQQFSGRFETNWGPFTAAALIGAIPMVTFFLVLQDYIVGGLTKGAVKG from the coding sequence ATGGCTATAGAAAAGAAAAGATACTGGTTGAGGCACCTTGTACTCATAATAATAGTAGCTATAGTTCTTTTTCCAATGGTGTGGTTAATCAGTACCTCCATCAGGCGTGACCAGGCCGCTTTTTCGCCGCATCTGTTTTCAACTAGAGTAACTTTGCAACACTATAAGAATTTACTTGTCCCTGAACGCAGCGTTCCCAGGCTCATCCTGGACATTCAAGAAGCCGTTTATAAATTGGGACGTTTCAGAAATAAGGACGAAGATTCGATTAAAAGGACAGTGGAGAAGTATCTTACAAAATTCGAGTCTCTAATGTTGGAGTCCAGAGATATCACTTCAAAGCTCACGGCTTCTTTCAGTAAGACCGAAGAAGCTCTTGCTGGTGATATAAAAACAAAAATGTTGGCTTCTCTAAACAGGCTCAGAGAAGAGGATTTGAAGCTGATCGATAAGAAACTCACTGAGTTGTCAGAACTGATCGAAGACGGTCAGGTTAAAAGTGTGGCTGCGCTGGAGATTCTTTCAAGTACAGCTCCCTCGACTGGAGGAAAGTTTTTATTCTTTCTCAATGAAGTCGACGGTGATGAAGCTTCTAAGTTGAGTTCTCTTTTATCGGAATACGAGACGGAACGCGCAAATGCACTGAAATATTCTGATGAACTCTCCACACGTCTGAAAGAGATGGATTTCGAGATGAAAGATGAAGTTCTTGAAAGTCTGACAAGGACACCTGAGTATCTATCCGAAAATGGAGTTGAATATAGCCTGTGGAGAAAGAACGAATATTTCAAATATATAAGAAAATACATAAGCAAACTCGAAAAAGAATTATCTCAAGAACTGGCTGAAGAAATAAAGACATTAAGGGAAGGACTTTATAACACTTTCAAAGCAGCCAATGCCACCTGGAATGAAATAGAAACTCTGTACAAACAACTTATTGATGGTCTGGATCAGAAGAAGGCGGAGGTTCTTGGTCGCGATTATGTCGAATATCTGGTTTCTCAAGAGGAACTTGCAAACGTGGACAAGGATATCGTCAGGAATGAGAAACTTTTACAACAGTCGCTTTCTGCCCGAACAGAGTTACAGGAAACTTTGGCACTAGCCATACCTGTGCTCGTTCCAGAATCGGAAAGAGTAGACTCTTTGAAATCTGCCGTCGAAAAAGCTCTTGAAGCCCCGTATATCGAAAGGGTCGAAGAAAAAAAGTCTGAAGATCTGTTGGGTTTTTATGAGCGTTTGAGAAAGGTTATCTCTGACTTTGAACGGATCGGTTATAAAGACGATGTTTACGCCACTCTTGTTAACATCACTACCGGTCTGAGCTGGTTCGTGGATAAGGCGGGAATACTCGCTGCCAACGTGAGAAATCCTGAGATAAAAAAGATTCTCGAGGTTTTGAACGCTTCGCAGGTGAATCTTATGAGGGTTATACCGGATATAGAAAACGTCTTGAGCGAAGCTACGAATCTCGAGGAACAAATAGCCATAGTCCAGAATGATCTGGATAGTCTCAAGAGAAAGAAAATACTCCTTGAACAAAGGGTTTCGGAACTTGAGAGCAGTTATAATGAACTTCTTGAGAAATACAACAGGAATGCAGAATATTTGAAATTGCAATATGTACGTTCTGTGGCCTTAAAAGAAATAGATGGAGTTGATAGTGCCAGAACATATATTGCGGAAGCTGGGAAAACCGTATCTGAGTTTTTTGGATTCAAGTACAACATACGTTATCGGGATCTGACATGGTATGACGATTTTGAAGAGGCCAGGCAGAATATAGTAGAAGGAACACAAATTCTCGACGAAGCCATTGATGACCTTAGTTCCCTGGAAGCTTCATTGAAGAAGAAGGTCTATGACTATATTCACCTGCGTTTCCTTGGTACTCCAATAACATTAGACGAATTTACCACGATGATAGACAATTACAACAAGTATTTCCAGGTTTTCAATGCCAAGTATCAGCGGGCATCACGCAAGATCTCCGATATGCTTGACTATCCTTCAAGCTATTCCGGAGAATACCACTCGCAGCTCAAAGAGATAGACAGACTACTCTTTAGAAACAACCAGGTATGGGTGCAAAAAGAGAGCACGTACTTCTATTTCACGAAGTGGATAATGAATTCGATAATAGTCGCTTTAATGGTGGCGCTCATAAGTGTTACTGTTGCGGCTCTGGCAGCTTATCCTTTCAGTAGAATGCGCTTTTTCGGACGGTCACAGGGGTTGCTTTTCCTGTTGCTGATTCAAATGTTCCCTTCGATCATGTTCATGATAGCTATCTATGCGTTATTACAATTCATGGGAAGCTACCTTCCGTTTTTCGGGTTGAATAGTCTCAGCGGATTGATATTCGTTTATTCTGGAGGGATTGCTTTCAACATCTGGCTTATAAAAGGGTATTTTGATACCATTCCCGATACACTGGAAGAGTCTGCTATGATCGATGGAGCGACGAGATTCCAGACTTTCTGGAGAATCGTTATTCCATTGGCACGCCCTATTCTGGCGGTGATTGCCATCCTCACGTTTATGGGCATTTTCAATGAATTTGTAATGGCACGGATTCTCCTACAGGATATAAACAAATGGACTTACGCTGTTGGACTTCAACAGTTTTCAGGAAGATTCGAAACTAACTGGGGTCCTTTTACTGCGGCAGCATTGATAGGCGCGATACCAATGGTTACTTTCTTCCTTGTATTGCAGGATTATATAGTTGGCGGTCTTACAAAAGGTGCTGTAAAAGGGTAG
- a CDS encoding alkaline phosphatase family protein, with product MFERYMLPDYQKKSIPNFSSGLVLHFCGHSLWPGFPFEEEGIDLSEIEKVVVFIIDALRYETVKKLLAEKKFEILGLKDLNYMTSVFPSTTTAALTSYFTGVPPALHGMLGYTLYLKEYGSLINMIELTPIYQDRDSLARMGFDPLKFIPVQTVFQYLHESGVRGYMITSKSFVNTGLSRMHSNGGSSKGVYGIGDTFEELHTILKSDSRESLIFVYWGLIDTYGHRYGPDSEAYELEAYWLLRVIEDFFRKIRNKKVAFFIVSDHGQIVTPWDREIWWSRHDIDIYDLLYTLPAGEHRAVFLHTNNPEKLKNMLEEKYEGKLRAFLRAEALELNLFGGTPSSELISRIGEVIVIPEEDRSFCFKYTGQEHSMKGRHGGLSPDEMKVPVIFLRK from the coding sequence ATGTTTGAAAGATATATGTTGCCAGACTATCAAAAAAAATCCATTCCAAACTTTTCTTCAGGATTGGTTTTGCATTTTTGTGGTCACTCTTTGTGGCCAGGTTTTCCTTTTGAGGAAGAAGGAATTGACCTTTCAGAAATAGAAAAAGTTGTGGTTTTTATTATCGATGCCTTGAGATATGAAACTGTGAAAAAATTGCTCGCCGAAAAGAAGTTTGAAATTCTAGGTCTCAAAGACCTTAACTACATGACCTCCGTATTTCCATCCACAACAACAGCGGCTTTGACCAGCTATTTCACCGGTGTTCCGCCTGCGCTTCATGGAATGCTGGGTTACACTCTTTATCTGAAAGAGTACGGTTCTTTGATCAACATGATCGAACTCACCCCGATTTATCAGGACAGGGATTCGCTGGCGAGAATGGGATTTGACCCGCTTAAATTCATCCCTGTTCAGACAGTGTTTCAGTACTTGCATGAAAGTGGAGTAAGGGGATACATGATCACTTCAAAGAGTTTTGTGAATACTGGCTTGTCCCGAATGCACAGTAACGGTGGAAGTTCAAAAGGTGTATATGGAATAGGAGACACTTTCGAGGAGTTACATACTATCCTAAAGTCCGATTCGCGTGAGAGTCTGATATTCGTTTACTGGGGATTGATCGATACGTATGGTCACAGGTATGGTCCCGATTCAGAAGCTTACGAGCTCGAAGCTTACTGGTTACTGAGGGTGATTGAAGATTTCTTCAGGAAAATCAGGAACAAGAAAGTGGCGTTTTTCATTGTATCCGACCATGGACAGATAGTTACACCCTGGGACAGAGAGATCTGGTGGTCAAGACACGATATAGATATTTACGACCTGCTTTACACATTACCGGCCGGGGAACATAGAGCGGTATTTCTTCATACAAACAATCCAGAAAAACTGAAAAATATGCTCGAAGAAAAGTATGAAGGGAAATTGAGAGCTTTTTTGAGAGCAGAGGCACTAGAGCTGAATCTCTTTGGTGGCACGCCATCATCAGAACTTATCAGTCGCATTGGAGAAGTCATTGTGATTCCCGAAGAAGACAGATCTTTCTGTTTCAAATACACCGGTCAGGAACATTCAATGAAAGGCAGGCACGGAGGCCTCTCACCGGATGAGATGAAGGTTCCCGTTATTTTTCTGAGAAAATAG